The following coding sequences are from one Panicum hallii strain FIL2 chromosome 5, PHallii_v3.1, whole genome shotgun sequence window:
- the LOC112892664 gene encoding trichoplein keratin filament-binding protein-like, whose amino-acid sequence MEEAEMGFHREWERLEAERLRLSDWERRLGDRIKTITSRHVEERAQLKQEHDDLQEQLQRVLEREAAAARREKAAARREKVVIEWELVMEERTKAALDLTNHAKAALKLIEEQRAALQEQEMGLRERGMALPEREVVLQEREAKVEELLAEWSAGIDRVVRWVDEVNPSLDALRLSPIQVVEAPPSLGTVLPVLDSAVQRLRHMESAILDRLETEGRVVARAMAEYILTCYRSHDPTIPLAPILVGPVRAMATTAQEGV is encoded by the coding sequence ATGGAGGAGGCAGAGATGGGCTTTCATCGGGAGTGGGAGAgactggaggcggagcgccttcggctctccgactgggagcgcCGCCTAGGGGACCGCATCAAGACGATCACCTCCCGCCACGTCGAGGAGCGAGCCCAGCTCAAGCAGGAGCATGACGACCTGCAGGAGCAGTTGCAGAGGGTCCTCGAgcgagaggcggcggctgcCCGGCGGGAGAAAGCGGCCGCCCGGCGGGAGAAGGTGGTTATCGAGTGGGAGCTCGTGATGGAGGAGAGGACGAAGGCCGCTCTCGACCTAACCAACCACGCCAAGGCAGCGTTGAAGTTGATCGAAGAGCAGCGCGCCGCTCTCCAGGAACAGGAGATGGGCCTCCGGGAGAGAGGGATGGCACTTCCGGAGAGGGAGGTGGTGCTCCAAGaaagggaggccaaggtggaggagctcCTGGCAGAGTGGAGCGCCGGGATCGACCGGGTTGTGAGGTGGGTCGACGAAGTGAACCCCTCCCTAGATGCTCTCAggctaagtcccatccaggtCGTTGAGGCCCCTCCTTCACTTGGCACCGTCCTCCCGGTGCTGGACTCCGCTGTCCAGCGGCTACGACACATGGAGTCCGCCATCCTCGACCGCCTAGAGACGGAAGGGCGAGTGGTTGCCCGGGCGATGGCGGAGTACATTCTTACTTGCTACCGGAGCCACGACCCCACCATTCCACTGGCTCCAATCCTGGTTGGCCCCGTCCGAGCAATGGCGACCACTGCACAGGAAGGAGTGTAG
- the LOC112891910 gene encoding uncharacterized protein LOC112891910 isoform X1: protein METNTSSSSSGGGGAGAGTEQRGLGLVEVQAAAAALRRSEVFHVVKELVGFVLYMHHQIPSVLQSLENEFASLKEEMTEMTLQPAELKPSDQIKYNTRKREVRCRIKKHEKLMNGISTLLCALQQALDEVSSIEGVVLILGGSLVRPLFVYDITISHGTFDSGSAKDQALTKLAQSVSRKAIRALVSCGAGSLSYTGPSKLFLLVRCPSTLNLPLDFLPKRDFRYSKKVVPLQMHIKCSKAGCQWNNQHHMPIANAPCSTSESSPSDAIWFQCKHTIRGLPGKASLEG from the exons ATGGAGACCaacacctcctcctcctcttccggAGGCGGCGGTGCCGGCGCCGGCACCGAGCAGCGGGGGCTAGGGCTTGTGGAggtgcaagcggcggcggcggcgctgcggcgaTCCGAGGTGTTCCACGTCGTGAAGGAGCTCGTCGGCTTCGTCCTCTACATGCACCACCAGATCCCCTC GGTTTTGCAGAGTCTTGAAAATGAATTTGCTAGTTTAAAGGAGGAAATG ACAGAAATGACATTACAACCAGCTGAACTCAAACCATCTGATCAGATAAAGTACAATACACGAAAAAGGGAGGTCAGATGTAGAATAAAGAAGCACGAGAAATTGATGAATGGCATCTCTACCTTACTGTGTGCTCTTCAGCAAGCACTTGATGAAGTTTCTAGCATTGAAGGAGTTGTCCTGATCCTTGGAGGAAGCCTTGTACGACCCTTATTTGTGTATGACATTACAATTTCTCATGGTACGTTTGATTCAGGAAGTGCCAAAGATCAAGCTCTAACCAAGTTAGCTCAATCTGTTTCTCGGAAG GCTATCCGTGCTCTTGTATCATGTGGAGCAGGGAGTTTGTCCTACACAG GGCCTAGCAAGTTGTTTTTGCTGGTAAGATGTCCCAGTACATTGAACTTACCACTGGATTTCCTGCCAAAGCGTGATTTTCGTTACAGCAAGAAG GTTGTACCTCTTCAAATGCATATAAAGTGCAGTAAAGCAGGCTGTCAATGGAATAACCAGCACCATATGCCAATTGCTAATGCCCCATGTTCCACTTCAGAATCTTCTCCTTCAGATGCTATCTG GTTCCAGTGCAAGCATACAATAAGAGGTTTGCCAGGCAAGGCGTCACTAGAAGGGTGA
- the LOC112891910 gene encoding uncharacterized protein LOC112891910 isoform X2: protein METNTSSSSSGGGGAGAGTEQRGLGLVEVQAAAAALRRSEVFHVVKELVGFVLYMHHQIPSVLQSLENEFASLKEEMIKYNTRKREVRCRIKKHEKLMNGISTLLCALQQALDEVSSIEGVVLILGGSLVRPLFVYDITISHGTFDSGSAKDQALTKLAQSVSRKAIRALVSCGAGSLSYTGPSKLFLLVRCPSTLNLPLDFLPKRDFRYSKKVVPLQMHIKCSKAGCQWNNQHHMPIANAPCSTSESSPSDAIWFQCKHTIRGLPGKASLEG from the exons ATGGAGACCaacacctcctcctcctcttccggAGGCGGCGGTGCCGGCGCCGGCACCGAGCAGCGGGGGCTAGGGCTTGTGGAggtgcaagcggcggcggcggcgctgcggcgaTCCGAGGTGTTCCACGTCGTGAAGGAGCTCGTCGGCTTCGTCCTCTACATGCACCACCAGATCCCCTC GGTTTTGCAGAGTCTTGAAAATGAATTTGCTAGTTTAAAGGAGGAAATG ATAAAGTACAATACACGAAAAAGGGAGGTCAGATGTAGAATAAAGAAGCACGAGAAATTGATGAATGGCATCTCTACCTTACTGTGTGCTCTTCAGCAAGCACTTGATGAAGTTTCTAGCATTGAAGGAGTTGTCCTGATCCTTGGAGGAAGCCTTGTACGACCCTTATTTGTGTATGACATTACAATTTCTCATGGTACGTTTGATTCAGGAAGTGCCAAAGATCAAGCTCTAACCAAGTTAGCTCAATCTGTTTCTCGGAAG GCTATCCGTGCTCTTGTATCATGTGGAGCAGGGAGTTTGTCCTACACAG GGCCTAGCAAGTTGTTTTTGCTGGTAAGATGTCCCAGTACATTGAACTTACCACTGGATTTCCTGCCAAAGCGTGATTTTCGTTACAGCAAGAAG GTTGTACCTCTTCAAATGCATATAAAGTGCAGTAAAGCAGGCTGTCAATGGAATAACCAGCACCATATGCCAATTGCTAATGCCCCATGTTCCACTTCAGAATCTTCTCCTTCAGATGCTATCTG GTTCCAGTGCAAGCATACAATAAGAGGTTTGCCAGGCAAGGCGTCACTAGAAGGGTGA